Proteins encoded by one window of Actinocorallia herbida:
- a CDS encoding thiolase family protein: MPEAVIVAAARTAIGKAHKGSLVDVDAFALARAAVVAAVERSGVPVDAIDDLVLAESLQGGGVIARHVAVEAGMHQVPGLADNRHCAAGLSALQIAAGSIRAGMDRVVVAGGTESLSSMPQGLKSVPASARDYKPWMSPSHPATPEAPAFDMALTVGENTARIAGVTRAEADAWAARSHQRAAASIARGDFAAEIVPVTLPDGRVFDTDEHPRPDTTAEKLAGLRLLHPEIDGAVVTAGNSAGINDAAAALVVVSDEYARAHGLVPLARIVSWGSVGVLPERTGLAPTLAVPKALDRAGLKISDIDLFEINEAFATMAVASSRILGLDEDLVNVNGSGCGLGHPIAATGARMVVTMLGELRRRGGSLGCVSMCAGGGMGSALVLELLGDG; this comes from the coding sequence ATGCCCGAAGCCGTCATCGTCGCCGCCGCCCGCACCGCGATCGGCAAGGCCCACAAGGGGTCCCTCGTCGACGTGGACGCGTTCGCGCTCGCCCGTGCCGCGGTCGTCGCCGCGGTCGAGCGGTCCGGCGTGCCCGTCGACGCGATCGACGACCTGGTGCTCGCCGAGTCGCTCCAGGGCGGCGGGGTCATCGCCCGGCACGTCGCGGTCGAGGCCGGCATGCACCAGGTGCCCGGACTCGCCGACAACCGGCACTGCGCCGCCGGGCTCAGCGCGCTCCAGATCGCGGCGGGCTCGATCCGCGCCGGGATGGACCGCGTCGTCGTCGCGGGCGGCACCGAGAGCCTCAGCTCCATGCCGCAGGGGCTCAAGTCGGTCCCGGCCTCCGCGCGCGACTACAAACCGTGGATGTCGCCGAGCCACCCCGCGACGCCCGAGGCGCCCGCGTTCGACATGGCCCTGACCGTCGGGGAGAACACCGCGCGCATCGCCGGGGTCACCCGCGCCGAGGCCGACGCGTGGGCCGCGCGCTCGCACCAGCGCGCGGCGGCGTCGATCGCACGCGGCGACTTCGCCGCCGAGATCGTCCCCGTCACCCTGCCGGACGGGAGGGTGTTCGACACCGACGAGCACCCGCGCCCCGACACGACCGCCGAGAAGCTCGCCGGGCTGCGGCTGCTGCACCCGGAGATCGACGGCGCAGTGGTCACCGCGGGCAACTCGGCCGGGATCAACGACGCGGCGGCCGCCCTCGTGGTCGTCTCGGACGAGTACGCCCGCGCCCACGGCCTCGTGCCGCTGGCCCGGATCGTCTCGTGGGGCTCGGTCGGAGTGCTGCCCGAGCGGACCGGCCTCGCGCCGACCCTCGCGGTGCCGAAGGCGCTGGACCGGGCCGGCCTGAAGATCTCCGACATCGACCTGTTCGAGATCAACGAGGCGTTCGCCACAATGGCCGTCGCCTCGAGCCGGATCCTCGGCCTGGACGAGGACCTCGTCAACGTCAACGGCTCCGGCTGCGGCCTCGGCCACCCGATCGCCGCGACCGGCGCCCGCATGGTCGTCACCATGCTCGGCGAGCTCCGCCGCCGCGGCGGCTCCCTGGGCTGCGTGTCGATGTGCGCGGGCGGCGGCATGGGCTCCGCCCTCGTCCTGGAACTCCTCGGCGACGGCTGA
- a CDS encoding nuclear transport factor 2 family protein, whose translation MLGDRRDVADELEIRGVLARVAQYSDTGDLDDYAALFTEDARWSMGDWPEKNGRAEIRAAGAARRAEGQTGPGSQSRHLVGTVAVALDGDRAVADSYWQFWVETAAEAPRLFSMGAYRDTLHRTGHGWRIAERVVTAG comes from the coding sequence ATGCTCGGCGACCGACGTGACGTGGCGGACGAACTGGAGATCCGGGGGGTGCTCGCCCGGGTCGCGCAGTACTCCGACACCGGTGACCTCGACGACTACGCCGCCCTGTTCACCGAGGACGCCCGCTGGTCGATGGGCGACTGGCCGGAGAAGAACGGCCGCGCCGAGATCCGCGCCGCCGGCGCCGCCCGCCGCGCCGAGGGCCAGACCGGCCCCGGCAGCCAGAGCCGGCACCTCGTCGGCACCGTCGCGGTCGCCCTCGACGGCGATCGCGCGGTGGCCGACTCCTACTGGCAGTTCTGGGTCGAGACCGCCGCGGAGGCGCCGCGCCTGTTCTCCATGGGCGCCTACCGCGACACCCTTCACCGGACCGGCCACGGCTGGCGGATCGCCGAACGCGTCGTCACCGCGGGCTGA
- the fabG gene encoding 3-oxoacyl-ACP reductase FabG, whose amino-acid sequence MSLLEGRSAVITGAAQGIGLAIARVFAGAGARLVVADIDGDAAAKAAAELAADGAEAIAVRCDVTEEADVEAMIAACADAYGRVDVLVNNAGITRDATLRKMTGDQFRQVMDVHLYGTWLGMKHASLRMREQGGGSIVNISSISGKVGLPGQTNYSAAKAGIVGMTKAAAKELAHLNIRVNAIQPGLVRTAMTEALRPDIWAEKLAGVPMGRAAEPEEVGKVALFLAGDLSSYMTGTVLEVTGGRHM is encoded by the coding sequence ATGAGCCTGCTGGAAGGCCGCTCCGCGGTCATCACCGGCGCCGCCCAGGGCATCGGCCTGGCCATCGCCCGGGTCTTCGCGGGCGCGGGCGCCCGCCTGGTCGTCGCCGACATCGACGGCGACGCCGCCGCCAAGGCCGCCGCGGAACTCGCCGCCGACGGGGCCGAGGCGATCGCCGTCCGCTGCGACGTGACCGAGGAGGCCGACGTCGAGGCGATGATCGCCGCCTGCGCCGACGCCTACGGCCGGGTGGACGTCCTGGTGAACAACGCCGGGATCACCCGTGACGCGACCCTGCGCAAGATGACCGGCGACCAGTTCCGCCAGGTCATGGACGTCCACCTGTACGGGACGTGGCTGGGCATGAAGCACGCGTCCCTCAGGATGCGCGAGCAGGGCGGCGGCTCGATCGTCAACATCTCGTCGATCTCCGGCAAGGTCGGCCTGCCGGGCCAGACCAACTACAGCGCGGCCAAGGCCGGGATCGTCGGCATGACGAAGGCCGCGGCCAAGGAGCTCGCGCATCTGAACATCAGGGTGAACGCGATCCAGCCCGGCCTGGTGCGGACCGCGATGACCGAGGCGCTGCGCCCGGACATCTGGGCCGAGAAGCTCGCCGGGGTGCCGATGGGCCGCGCCGCGGAGCCGGAGGAGGTCGGGAAGGTCGCCCTGTTCCTTGCGGGCGACCTGTCCAGCTACATGACCGGCACCGTCCTTGAGGTCACCGGCGGACGGCACATGTGA
- a CDS encoding acetyl-CoA C-acetyltransferase — translation MREAVICEPVRTPVGRYGGALRDVPPAELAATAIRGLVARTGLAAEDIDEVLLGQCYPNSDAPAIGRVAALDAGLDVTVTGLQIDRRCGSGLQAVLNAAMQVQTGVSELVIAGGAESMSSAAFYSTGMRWGVKDPSVPLHDALARGRTTAGGRHHPVPGGMLETAENLRAEYGITREEQDALSLTSHRRAVAAQQAGLFAEEIVPVVLKTRKGEQTVDADEHPRPDISAEALARLKPVLLKSDPAATVTAGNASGQNDGAAVCVVTHPANAERLGLRPLARLVSWAVAGVPPRTMGIGPVPSTALALERAGLKLADLDLIELNEAFAAQVLACGRAWGFGAADWDRTNVHGSGISLGHPVGATGARILATLLRELDRREARYGLETLCVGGGQGISAIFERLPA, via the coding sequence ATGCGTGAAGCAGTCATCTGTGAGCCGGTGCGCACCCCCGTCGGACGGTACGGGGGCGCGCTGCGCGACGTCCCGCCCGCGGAGCTCGCCGCGACCGCGATCCGCGGCCTCGTCGCCCGGACGGGCCTGGCCGCCGAGGACATCGACGAGGTGCTGCTCGGCCAGTGCTACCCGAACTCCGACGCCCCCGCGATCGGCCGCGTCGCCGCCCTGGACGCCGGACTCGACGTCACCGTCACCGGCCTCCAGATCGACCGCCGCTGCGGCTCGGGCCTCCAGGCCGTGCTCAACGCCGCCATGCAGGTCCAGACCGGCGTCAGCGAACTCGTCATCGCCGGCGGCGCCGAGAGCATGAGCTCGGCCGCGTTCTATTCGACCGGCATGCGCTGGGGCGTCAAGGACCCGTCGGTCCCGCTGCACGACGCGCTGGCGCGCGGCAGGACCACCGCGGGCGGCCGCCACCACCCGGTGCCCGGCGGCATGCTGGAGACCGCGGAGAACCTGCGCGCCGAGTACGGCATCACCCGGGAGGAGCAGGACGCGCTCTCCCTGACCTCGCACCGGCGAGCGGTGGCCGCGCAGCAGGCGGGGCTGTTCGCGGAGGAGATCGTCCCGGTCGTCCTGAAGACCCGCAAGGGCGAGCAGACCGTCGACGCCGACGAGCACCCCCGGCCCGACATCTCGGCCGAGGCGCTGGCCCGGCTCAAGCCCGTCCTGTTGAAGTCCGACCCCGCCGCGACCGTCACCGCGGGCAACGCCAGCGGCCAGAACGACGGCGCGGCGGTCTGCGTCGTGACGCATCCCGCCAACGCGGAGCGGCTCGGCCTGCGCCCGCTCGCGCGGCTCGTCTCGTGGGCCGTCGCCGGCGTGCCGCCGCGCACGATGGGCATCGGCCCGGTCCCGTCGACCGCGCTCGCGCTGGAGCGGGCCGGGCTGAAACTCGCCGACCTCGATCTGATCGAGCTGAACGAGGCGTTCGCCGCGCAGGTCCTCGCCTGCGGCCGCGCCTGGGGCTTCGGCGCCGCCGACTGGGACCGGACGAACGTCCATGGATCCGGCATCTCCCTCGGCCACCCCGTCGGCGCGACCGGCGCCCGCATCCTCGCGACGCTGCTGCGCGAGCTCGACCGCCGCGAGGCCCGCTACGGCCTGGAGACCCTCTGCGTCGGCGGCGGCCAGGGCATCTCCGCGATCTTCGAACGCCTCCCCGCCTGA
- a CDS encoding nuclear transport factor 2 family protein, producing MPDAKPTPAEEAREIVAAFWTALYDRDWARLRTFFTAESIYYDVPTGPGAAARGPEGIEARLKLGLEPLAGYDHGTSQVVASDGLVITEHEEHWHWPTGERVTLPFVSVQHLADGKITLWRDYWDLATLMSGAPPDWQHTLASGDMSWLVDVTDEV from the coding sequence ATGCCCGACGCGAAGCCGACCCCGGCGGAGGAGGCCCGCGAGATCGTCGCGGCCTTCTGGACGGCCCTGTACGACCGCGACTGGGCACGTCTGAGGACGTTCTTCACCGCGGAGTCCATCTACTACGACGTGCCCACGGGCCCGGGCGCCGCCGCCCGCGGCCCGGAGGGCATCGAGGCCCGCCTCAAACTGGGCCTGGAACCCCTCGCCGGCTACGACCACGGCACCTCCCAGGTCGTCGCCTCCGACGGCCTGGTCATCACCGAACACGAGGAGCACTGGCACTGGCCCACCGGCGAACGGGTCACCCTCCCGTTCGTCTCCGTCCAGCACCTGGCCGACGGCAAGATCACCCTGTGGCGCGACTACTGGGACCTCGCCACCCTCATGTCCGGCGCCCCACCCGACTGGCAGCACACCCTCGCCTCCGGCGACATGTCCTGGCTCGTCGACGTGACGGACGAGGTCTGA
- a CDS encoding ABC transporter substrate-binding protein, producing the protein MSEQDAPRYADRLFPAPVDHGIALPDRAVASVRSGTDTEAGEHVNELWYQGSGRIGEKPVESIVIYPPTRGVVGQGDPFEPVKIGVLIDMDLGQLTADLMDPIILAVEDALNEGVYDRPVEILTVDARGLPRENYLKVRKGYQKLVDAGCVVVIGPFISDNSVNLCKTVNETGVAALGWTGTTRFAGEYCFTVANGDIPTEGVMAADWCFQNGYTKVGFFWEQGSSGDLYSDYFRDAARRYDLEIIKEVCLGPNPKNFERHLATMREQGAEAIVYMGYGYSTFHFARGFKNLDWDPPRFMGTAFMFYSNSNAWAEGLEGWHGVDQLGEDGANPNYEAMLERFEARFGRVSRNVVVALSYDTARAALHGIANARIAIPEEVKIGLEKIKWMPCTNGGPGCYLTFAEYDHRGYKGDFLTIRELRGGELHFRGYHRPQWPSNTLSPIVKQA; encoded by the coding sequence ATGTCCGAGCAGGACGCCCCGCGTTACGCGGACCGGCTGTTCCCCGCCCCCGTCGACCACGGGATCGCGCTGCCCGACCGGGCCGTCGCGTCCGTCAGGTCGGGGACCGACACCGAGGCCGGGGAGCACGTCAACGAGCTGTGGTACCAGGGCAGCGGGAGGATCGGCGAGAAGCCGGTCGAGTCCATCGTCATCTACCCGCCGACGCGCGGCGTCGTCGGGCAGGGCGACCCGTTCGAACCGGTGAAGATCGGCGTCCTCATCGACATGGACCTCGGCCAGCTCACCGCCGACCTGATGGACCCGATCATCCTGGCCGTCGAGGACGCGCTCAACGAAGGCGTCTACGACAGACCCGTCGAGATCCTCACCGTCGACGCCCGCGGCCTGCCCCGCGAGAACTACCTCAAGGTCCGCAAGGGCTACCAGAAGCTCGTGGACGCCGGCTGCGTCGTCGTCATCGGGCCGTTCATCAGCGACAACTCGGTGAACCTGTGCAAGACCGTCAACGAGACCGGCGTCGCCGCGCTCGGCTGGACGGGCACGACGCGGTTCGCGGGCGAATACTGCTTCACCGTCGCCAACGGCGACATCCCCACCGAGGGCGTCATGGCCGCCGACTGGTGCTTCCAGAACGGCTACACCAAGGTCGGCTTCTTCTGGGAGCAGGGCTCCTCCGGCGACCTGTACTCCGACTACTTCCGTGACGCCGCCCGCCGCTACGACCTCGAGATCATCAAGGAGGTCTGCCTCGGCCCGAACCCGAAGAACTTCGAGCGGCACCTCGCGACGATGCGGGAGCAGGGCGCCGAGGCCATCGTCTACATGGGCTACGGCTACTCCACCTTCCACTTCGCCCGCGGCTTCAAGAACCTCGACTGGGACCCGCCCCGCTTCATGGGCACCGCCTTCATGTTCTACTCCAACTCCAACGCCTGGGCCGAGGGCCTGGAAGGCTGGCACGGCGTCGACCAGCTCGGCGAAGACGGCGCCAACCCCAACTACGAGGCCATGCTGGAGCGGTTCGAGGCCCGCTTCGGCCGCGTCAGCCGGAACGTCGTCGTCGCGCTGTCGTACGACACGGCCCGCGCCGCCCTCCACGGCATCGCCAACGCCCGGATCGCCATCCCCGAGGAGGTGAAGATCGGCCTGGAGAAGATCAAATGGATGCCCTGCACCAACGGCGGACCCGGCTGCTACCTCACCTTCGCCGAGTACGACCACCGCGGCTACAAGGGCGACTTCCTGACGATCAGGGAACTGCGCGGCGGCGAGCTCCACTTCCGCGGCTACCACCGGCCGCAGTGGCCCTCCAACACGCTGTCGCCGATCGTCAAGCAGGCGTGA
- a CDS encoding enoyl-CoA hydratase-related protein, with protein MAATAKARLVDLALHDGVAVLRLNDPDRRNALSKALSDDLARAVDSALDVGARALVLTAAPPVFCAGGSLDGLINREVPLAEMYAGMERLAAAPVPTIAAVGGAAIGAGVNLPLACDIVLATPDARFDPRFLDVGIHPGGGHLWRLAARVGAQGAAALVLCGDALTGEEAAACGLAWRCVPQDRLEPLALKFAGRAAARDPELVRRAKRTLTASLALDRAEDASALELAAQQWSVDRPGFAENVRRIQDGLRRSPNPTARESR; from the coding sequence ATGGCGGCCACCGCGAAGGCCCGGCTGGTCGACCTCGCGCTGCACGACGGCGTAGCGGTCCTCCGGCTGAACGACCCGGACCGGCGCAACGCGCTGTCCAAGGCGCTCAGCGACGACCTGGCCAGGGCCGTCGACTCCGCCCTCGACGTCGGAGCGCGCGCCCTCGTCCTCACCGCGGCCCCGCCCGTGTTCTGCGCGGGCGGCTCCCTCGACGGGCTGATCAACCGCGAGGTCCCGCTCGCCGAGATGTACGCGGGCATGGAACGGCTCGCCGCCGCGCCCGTGCCGACGATCGCGGCGGTCGGGGGCGCCGCGATCGGGGCCGGGGTCAACCTGCCGCTCGCCTGCGACATCGTGCTCGCGACGCCCGACGCGCGCTTCGATCCGCGGTTCCTGGACGTCGGCATCCATCCGGGCGGAGGCCACCTGTGGCGGCTCGCGGCCCGGGTCGGCGCGCAGGGGGCCGCCGCGCTCGTGCTGTGCGGCGACGCGCTCACCGGTGAGGAGGCCGCCGCATGCGGCCTGGCCTGGCGCTGCGTGCCGCAGGACCGGTTGGAGCCGCTCGCGCTGAAGTTCGCCGGACGCGCCGCCGCGCGCGACCCCGAACTCGTCAGGCGCGCCAAGCGCACGCTCACCGCGAGCCTCGCGCTCGACCGTGCCGAGGACGCCTCGGCGCTCGAACTCGCCGCCCAGCAGTGGTCGGTCGACCGCCCCGGCTTCGCAGAGAACGTCCGGCGCATCCAGGACGGCCTGCGCCGCAGCCCGAACCCGACGGCAAGGGAGTCACGATGA
- a CDS encoding GntR family transcriptional regulator, whose protein sequence is MTSETRLPPPGDAMVRRSSGEQAALYIRRLIFDGRLRQGDRVPQDEIARTLGVSRIPVREALLSLEREGWVTIRPHRGAFIGALDEAAVRDHYALYGLVYGFAARRATERADPALIERLTAVCDRLAAEDDPGEVARLNRDFDRLILGTASSPRLRAVLRAMVGIVPGNFFALVPGAIAVERTGSRAVLEAVRAADPEAAASAYAAMLKSQGDLVAALFSTRGLFTT, encoded by the coding sequence ATGACCTCCGAGACCCGCCTTCCGCCGCCCGGCGACGCGATGGTCCGGCGCAGCAGCGGCGAGCAGGCCGCCCTGTACATCCGCCGGCTCATCTTCGACGGACGCCTCCGCCAGGGCGACCGGGTGCCCCAGGACGAGATCGCCCGCACCCTCGGTGTCAGCCGCATCCCCGTCCGCGAGGCGCTCCTGTCGCTGGAGCGCGAAGGCTGGGTGACGATCCGCCCGCACCGCGGCGCGTTCATCGGCGCCCTCGACGAGGCCGCCGTCCGCGACCACTACGCCCTCTACGGCCTCGTCTACGGCTTCGCCGCCCGCCGCGCCACCGAACGCGCCGACCCCGCCCTCATCGAGCGCCTGACCGCCGTCTGCGACCGCCTCGCCGCCGAGGACGACCCCGGCGAGGTGGCCCGCCTCAACCGCGACTTCGACCGCCTCATCCTCGGCACCGCGAGCTCCCCCCGGCTCCGCGCCGTCCTCCGCGCCATGGTCGGCATCGTCCCCGGCAACTTCTTCGCCCTGGTCCCCGGCGCCATCGCCGTGGAGCGCACCGGCAGCCGCGCCGTCCTGGAAGCCGTCCGCGCCGCCGACCCCGAAGCCGCCGCCTCCGCCTACGCCGCCATGCTCAAATCCCAAGGCGACCTCGTCGCCGCCCTCTTCTCCACCCGCGGCCTCTTCACCACCTGA
- a CDS encoding SDR family NAD(P)-dependent oxidoreductase: MDAANKVAVIVGGGSGMGRATAELLAAAGAKIAILDLPDGRGPEAAKEIGATFHACDVTDETGTEAAIEEVVAAHGAIHIAVNTAGGGVSKRTIGKNGPLPLADFRSIIELNLIGTFNLNRLQAWHMSKNEPEDTGERGVIINTASIAAFEGQIGQVSYTAAKAGIAGMSLTMARDLGSLGIRVMAIAPSLFATGLLEGAPQEIIDVLTKDAAFPRRAGRPEEYAWLAESIVRNPMLNGQTIRLDGGQRFAPK, from the coding sequence GTGGACGCAGCGAACAAGGTGGCCGTCATCGTCGGCGGCGGATCGGGCATGGGCCGCGCGACGGCCGAGCTGCTCGCCGCGGCGGGCGCCAAGATCGCGATCCTCGATCTGCCCGACGGGCGCGGCCCCGAGGCGGCCAAGGAGATCGGCGCGACCTTCCACGCCTGTGACGTCACCGACGAGACCGGCACCGAGGCCGCGATCGAGGAAGTGGTGGCGGCGCACGGCGCGATCCACATCGCGGTCAACACCGCGGGCGGCGGCGTCAGCAAGCGGACCATCGGCAAGAACGGGCCGCTCCCCCTCGCGGACTTCCGCTCCATCATCGAGCTGAACCTCATCGGCACGTTCAACCTCAACCGGCTCCAGGCCTGGCACATGAGCAAGAACGAGCCCGAGGACACCGGCGAGCGCGGCGTCATCATCAACACCGCGTCCATCGCGGCGTTCGAGGGACAGATCGGCCAGGTCTCCTACACCGCGGCCAAGGCGGGCATCGCGGGCATGAGCCTCACCATGGCCCGCGACCTCGGCAGCCTCGGCATCCGCGTCATGGCCATCGCGCCGAGCCTCTTCGCGACCGGCCTGCTGGAAGGCGCCCCGCAGGAGATCATCGACGTGCTCACCAAGGACGCGGCCTTCCCGCGCCGGGCCGGCCGGCCCGAGGAGTACGCCTGGCTCGCCGAGTCGATCGTGCGCAACCCGATGCTCAACGGCCAGACCATCCGCCTCGACGGCGGCCAGCGCTTCGCCCCCAAGTAA
- a CDS encoding MaoC family dehydratase, translated as MRVLNGVEEIKAAIGEHLGHSSYRTVTQADIDTFAALTGDDQWIHVDPERAAQGPFGGTIAHGLLTLSLGPRLVREIYRIEGMKMGVNYGYDRIRFPSPVPVDAKVRVGAEIEEVQDVPGGLQVRLKFTWEIEGAAKPACVAAMLLRYSV; from the coding sequence ATGCGCGTCCTCAACGGTGTCGAGGAGATCAAGGCCGCCATCGGCGAGCACCTTGGCCACAGCTCCTACCGGACCGTCACCCAGGCCGACATCGACACCTTCGCCGCCCTCACCGGCGACGACCAGTGGATCCACGTCGACCCGGAACGCGCCGCCCAGGGACCGTTCGGCGGCACCATCGCGCACGGCCTGCTGACGCTCTCGCTCGGCCCGCGCCTCGTCCGGGAGATCTATCGGATCGAGGGCATGAAGATGGGCGTCAACTACGGCTACGACCGCATCCGCTTCCCCTCCCCCGTCCCGGTGGACGCCAAGGTCCGCGTCGGCGCGGAGATCGAAGAGGTCCAGGACGTCCCGGGCGGGCTCCAGGTCCGCCTCAAGTTCACCTGGGAGATCGAAGGCGCGGCCAAGCCCGCCTGTGTCGCCGCCATGCTCCTGCGCTACTCCGTCTGA
- a CDS encoding AMP-binding protein produces the protein MTGTRAHPDTLPGVLEQTAREHPTRPAVRDPRLTYPDLLDAAMTAAAGLIGLGVRPGESVGVWAPNGLPWITASYGVLCAGARLVPLNTRYTAPEAADLIARSGCRVVIAGGEGAGGRPLAELAAEAGARLIVSPEELEGGPADRAETLRRMGALRPETVSHVQYTSGTTGRPKGALLRHGGLVETTRSWVRITGLRAGDVYPVVAPFAHIGGHKTGLLACAVAGAALIPVPSLDPAALARAVAARGVTFLQGPPALFRALLAEPEMPRDAVRVAVTGAAVVPRDLIGALRDRLGIRHVFTAYGLTEAGGVLTITRPDDPVGVVSETSGLPIPGTEVRIDAPDGPGEILVRGPGVMTGYLDDPAATAEAFSKGWLRTGDVGELDAAGRLRIVDRLKDIVIVGGLNVYPAEVEHVLTIAAGVRAAAVVGIPHARLGEVPAAFVVGGGPVEKIVARCAARLAAFKVPRTVWQVDALPLTAAGKVDKAALRRAALDRLDPP, from the coding sequence GTGACAGGAACGCGCGCGCATCCCGACACCCTCCCGGGCGTCCTGGAGCAGACCGCCAGGGAGCACCCCACCCGTCCCGCGGTCCGCGACCCCCGCCTCACCTACCCCGATCTCCTCGACGCCGCGATGACGGCCGCCGCAGGGCTCATCGGCCTGGGCGTCCGGCCCGGTGAGAGCGTGGGCGTCTGGGCGCCCAACGGACTCCCCTGGATCACCGCCTCCTACGGGGTGCTCTGCGCGGGGGCCCGTCTGGTGCCGCTCAACACCCGGTACACGGCTCCGGAAGCGGCCGACCTGATAGCGCGGTCCGGTTGCCGGGTCGTCATCGCCGGGGGAGAGGGCGCGGGCGGGAGGCCGCTCGCCGAACTCGCCGCGGAGGCGGGTGCCCGCCTGATCGTCTCTCCGGAGGAACTGGAAGGCGGGCCCGCCGACAGGGCCGAGACCTTGCGGCGGATGGGCGCACTGCGCCCCGAGACCGTCAGCCATGTGCAGTACACGTCGGGCACCACGGGGCGGCCCAAGGGGGCGCTGCTGCGGCACGGCGGGCTCGTGGAGACCACCCGGAGCTGGGTGCGGATCACGGGGCTGCGCGCCGGGGACGTCTACCCGGTCGTCGCGCCCTTCGCGCACATCGGCGGGCACAAGACGGGGCTGCTCGCGTGCGCGGTCGCGGGGGCCGCGCTGATCCCCGTGCCATCGCTCGATCCGGCCGCGCTCGCACGGGCCGTCGCCGCGCGCGGCGTGACCTTCCTCCAGGGGCCGCCCGCGCTGTTCCGGGCGCTGCTCGCCGAGCCGGAGATGCCGCGCGACGCGGTCCGGGTCGCGGTGACGGGCGCGGCGGTCGTGCCGCGCGACCTCATCGGGGCGCTGCGCGACCGGCTCGGGATCCGGCACGTGTTCACCGCCTACGGGCTGACGGAGGCGGGCGGCGTCCTCACCATCACCCGGCCGGACGATCCGGTGGGCGTCGTGTCCGAGACGTCGGGGCTGCCCATTCCGGGCACCGAGGTGCGGATCGACGCCCCGGACGGGCCGGGCGAGATCCTGGTGCGCGGCCCCGGCGTCATGACGGGCTACCTGGACGATCCGGCCGCCACCGCTGAGGCGTTCTCGAAGGGCTGGTTGCGCACCGGCGACGTCGGCGAGCTCGATGCCGCGGGCCGGCTTCGCATCGTGGACCGGCTCAAGGACATCGTCATCGTGGGCGGCCTCAACGTCTACCCCGCCGAGGTCGAGCACGTCCTGACCATCGCGGCGGGGGTGCGCGCCGCGGCCGTCGTCGGGATTCCGCACGCGCGGCTCGGGGAGGTGCCCGCGGCGTTCGTCGTCGGGGGAGGGCCGGTCGAGAAGATCGTGGCGCGCTGCGCGGCCCGGCTCGCCGCGTTCAAGGTGCCGAGGACCGTCTGGCAGGTCGACGCGCTGCCCTTGACCGCGGCGGGCAAAGTGGACAAGGCCGCGCTGCGCCGTGCCGCGCTGGACCGGCTGGACCCCCCTTGA